GCCCGGGCAGCGCAGCTTCAGCCTGGACGACCTGTCACTGCGCTACCTGCGCCGTGAACTCCGCGCGGACAACCCTGCACAACAACAGCTTTCGCTACTCGACGACAGTGACGGCGGCGACGACCAGGCCGTGCAGACGTTAATCCTGCGCGCGGTCGCGGTGCTCGACCTCGCCGACGCCCTCGACGAGGAACTCGCGCGTATCGACTCGTCCTCACTGCTCGGGCGCATGGAGCTGCCGGTGCAGCGCGTGCTCGCCGAGCTGGAGCACAACGGCATCGCCGTCGACATCGATCAGCTGCGTCAACTCCAGAGTGAGTTCGGCGACCTGATCCGCGACGCTGCGGAGGCGGCTTACGCGGTGATCGGCAAACAGATCAACCTCGGGTCGCCCAAACAGCTGCAGGCAGTGCTGTTCGACGAACTCGAGATGCCCAAGACCAAGAAGACCAAGACCGGATACACCACCGACGCGGACGCCCTGCAGTCACTGTTCGACAAGACGGGCCACCCGTTCCTGCAGCACATGTTGGCGCATCGCGACGCCACCCGGCTCAAGGTCACCGTCGACGGGCTGTTGAACTCGGTGGCCTCCGACGGCCGGATCCACACGACGTTCAACCAGACGATCGCCGCGACCGGCCGGTTGTCGTCGACAGAGCCGAATCTGCAGAACATCCCGATCCGCACCGAGGCGGGCCGGCGCATCCGCGACGCATTCGTGGTGGGTGACGGATACACCGAACTCATGACGGCCGACTACAGCCAGATCGAGATGCGCATCATGGCGCACCTGTCCCAGGATGCCGGTCTCATCGAGGCGTTCAACACCGGGGAGGACCTGCACTCGTTCGTCGCGTCGCGGGCGTTCGACGTCCCGATCGACGAGGTGACGCCGGATCTGCGTCGCCGCGTCAAGGCGATGTCCTACGGCTTGGCCTACGGGTTGAGCGCCTACGGGCTGGCCGCGCAGCTCAAGATCTCCACCGAAGAGGCCAAGGTCCAGATGGACCAGTACTTCGCGCGCTTCGGCGGCATCCGCGACTACCTCCGCGACGTCGTCGACCAGGCCCGCAAGGACGGCTACACCTCGACGGTGTTCGGTCGTCGGCGGTACCTGCCCGAACTCGACAGCAGCAACCGCAATGTCCGCGAGGCTGCGGAGCGGGCCGCGCTCAACGCCCCGATCCAGGGCAGCGCCGCCGACATCATCAAGGTCGCGATGATCAACGTCGATCAGGCGATCAAGGACGCCGGGCTCAAGTCCCGCATGCTGCTGCAGGTGCACGACGAGCTGTTGTTCGAGGTCGCCGACGGGGAGCGCGACACACTCGACGAGTTGGTCCGCGACAAGATGGGCAGCGCCTACCCGCTCGACGTTCCGCTCGAGGTCAGCGTCGGATACGGCCGCAGCTGGGACGCTGCGGCGCACTGACGTGACGGTGCACCCGTTCGACGAGGCGATCGAGCTCGAACCCGTAGGCGAGAGCGGTGTGTTGCGCGGCCGTACCCGGCCGGACTGGGCCAACATGGTCGGTCCTTTCGGCGGGATGACCGCCGCCGTGATGTTGCGTGCCGTCGAGGTGCAGCCGGAGCGGATCGGCGAACCGGTCTCGCTGACCGTCAACTTCGCAGCACCCGTCGCGGACGGACCCTTCGACATCGCGGTGAAAACCGTCCGGACGAACCGGACCAACCAGCACTGGCTCGTCGAGCTCTGGCAGGACGGGGTGCTCACGACCAACGCCACCGCGGTCTTCGGGCTCCGCCGCGACACCTGGTCGGACACCGAGCACGCGGTACCGACGGTGCCGGCACCCGACGCCATCGACGAGACCGGACTGCCCGACATGATCGTGTGGGCGCGCAACTACGAGATGCGCTACGTCGAGGGTGCGGCACCGGGGGTCGGCGCCGAGCCGGAGCCGTCGTCGGTCACCACGCTCTGGGCGCGGGATCGCCGCGGGCGGGCATTGGATTTCCCGTCCCTCGCGGCGATGAGCGACATCTTCTATCCCCGGGTGTTCCTGCGGCGCGGTGCGATGTCGCCGGCGGGGACGATTTCGCTGACGACATATTTCCACGCCGACTCCCGGGCCCTGGGCGTGGTGGGCGGGGACTTCGTGCTGGCTCGCGCGAGAGCCAACCGGTTCACCCGCGGCTACTTCGACCAGTCGGCCGAACTGTGGAGCAGCACAGGCGAATTGCTGGTCACCACGCACCAACTGGCGTACTTCAAGGCCTGAGGGGCCACCCGGCCCGGTAGGCGGCCATCTGGTGCAGCGCGGGAGATGCCGCCCTCGCCGCGTACAGCGCGTAGGTCTCCTCGTTGAGCAGTCCGACGACGCGTGGGTTGCCGAATCCTCGGTCGATGCGGTCGCGTACGAACGCCAACTCGACTACTTGGTGGGCGAACTTCTTGACCGACGCCGCGGCCTGCTTGCCGCCGAACCGGTTCGCTTCGGCGATCGCCTGCTTGCGGGTGCCCAGCGATCCGAGCCACATCGCCTCGCCGGGAGTCACCACGCCGGCGGACACCATGCCGGGGAGCTTGGCCGCGACGATCTGCTGCTCTCGCCTTCGGCTCTTTACCGCCAACAGGATCGCCAGCCCGAAGATCGGCATCATCCAGAACACGTACAGGCCGAAATAGGCGCCGACACCGAGAAGCGACGAACCGTTCCACATGGCGTGCAGCAGCACCGCCCCGGCGTAGCCGAGCAGGATGAAGCCGGCCCGCGCGACGGCCTCGCGGCGATGCAGGGCGAACCACACCCCGAGCGCGAACACCGTGGTGAACAGGGAGTGGGCGAACGGCGCCATGATCAGCCGCAGCGCGGCGGTGAGCAGCGAATCGGCCAGAGATTCGCCGTTGGCGATGTAGAGGATGTCCTCGAGCCACGCGAAGCCCGCGCCCACCAGTCCCGCGTACACCAGGCAGTCGGTCAGCGAGTTCATCTCGTTGCGACGTGCGCCGGTCATCATGATCAGCAGGAACAGGCCCTTGGCGGCCTCCTCGGTCAGCGGGGCTCCCAGCACGAGCGTGACCGGGCTGATGCCCACACCAGTGCCGTCTGCGGGGTTCAGCCACGCCTCGAGGAAGAGTTGCAGGACCGCGGAGATGACGACGGCCGCCGAGGTCCCCCAGAGGAAGGCGAACACCAGCAGCCGTGGCGGTTCGGGTTCCCATCGATCCAGCCACAGGTACGCCAGCACGACCACGGCCATCGCGATGCTCGACAGCACGAACCCGATCGCCGTCCCCGTCGGGTTGATCGCCGTCAACAGGATGACGAGCAGGCCGGCAAGGGTGCCGAGGGCGATCAGCACACCGAGCGGGGCGCCGACTGTGCGGACGCGACGGACCCACGGCGACGCGATCAGGTGCGGTGGGGGTGGGGTGCCGAGGGGGGACACCTCAGCAGGCTAGCCGGAATACCGGGGCGCCTCAGCGAGTTGACTCAATTACGAGACGGTAGTGTCTCGTAATTGAAGAGGAGGAATCGATGAGCGAACTCGACGACGGCGCCCGACGGCGACGCACCCACCAGACGATCGACCGACTGCAGGAAACGCTGCTCGCCCACGACATGTCGGCTTTCGCCGACCAGTGGGCGCCAGACGGCACCCTGAGCTTTCCGTTCGCACCGCCCGGGTGGCCGGAACTGCGCGGACGTGAAGAGGTGCGCGGCTACCTCGCGGACTACACCGACAACGTCGACGTCCGCGCGATCACCCGGATGACGCGCCATGACAGCACCGACCCCGACACGGTCATCCTCGAATGGGCTGTCACCGGCGTCGCCGTCAAGACCGGCAAGCCCTACGAGATCGCCTATGTCGCCGTCATCACCGTCGGACCCGACGGCATCCTCACCTACCGCGACTACTGGAACCCGCTGGTCGCCGGCGCTGCGCTTGGCGGCATCGACGAACTTTTCGCCGCCTTCGACGCCGGAGCGCAGCGGTGAGCGGCACGGCTCTGGTGTTGGGCGCCACCGGCACGACCGGCAGCGCGGTCGTCGACGCATTTCGCCGCTTTCCGGACCTCTCGGTCCGCACGGCGACGCGACAACCGACACCGCCCACCACCCACGACCACCGCCGGTTCGACTGGGCCGATCCGGCGACATGGCGTGACGCCCTGCACGGCGCCGACCGGATGTACCTGGTCGCACCCATCGGCAGCGCCGAACCGATGGCCATGGTCGCCCCGTTCCTCGAACAGGCCGCGGCCGCGGGCGTACGTCGCGTCGTCGCGCTCAGCTCGTCGGCCGTCGCCTTCGGTGACCCCGGCCTGGGCGAAGTGGCTGCAGCGGTGCGGGAGACGTTCGCGGAGTGGGAGGTTTTGCGCCCGTCGTGGTTCATGCAGAACTTCACCGGCGCCCATCCGGTTGCCGAGAGTGTCCGTGCGACGGGCGAATTCATTACGGCCACCGGAGCCGGCCGGCTGGCGTTCATCGACGGCCGCGACATCGGCCGCGTGGCGGCCCACGTGCTGGCGGCGCCAGGGGCGCAGTGCGGTGAGCATCTGTTGACCGGCCCCGAGGCGCTCACCTACGACGAAGCTGCGGCGATCATGGCGGAGGTGACCGGCCGCACCGTGCGCCATCGGCCCGTCGATCCCGAACGGTTCGCCGACTTCCTCGTCGCCTCCGGGTACGACGCCGAGTTCGCGGCGGTGCTCGCCGCTCTCGACGCGCTGGTCCGCGACGGTGCCCAGGCCGCCGTCACCGACACCGTCGAGCGGCTCACCGGAACCCCCCCGCGCAGCTTCGCCACATATCTGCGCGCTCTGCCGCCCGCATGACCGCCGGGCGGCCCCGCGACGCCAGGGTCACCGAGGCGATCCTCGACGCGGTGCTGGCCGAACTCGGCGACAAGGGGTTCGGCGGGCTCACGATGGACGCCGTCGCCCGCCGCGCCCGGGTCGGCAAGAGCGCGCTCTACCGGCGGTGGCCGTCGAAGGTCGAGATGACGGCCGATCTGATGCGCGCGCTGAGCGTCAGCACCGATCCGGCTCCCGACACCGGATCGTTCGCGGGGGACATCCGGGTTCTCCTCGACGAGGTCCTCACGTGGCTGACCGACGACCGGGTCCGTCGCGTGTACCCGGATCTGCTCGCCGAGGCGCAGCGCACCCCGGCTCTCGGCGAGGCCCTGATGACATATGTCGGGCGGCCCCGGCGAGCGCGCGCCACAGCGGTGCTCGAGCGCGCGGCCGAACGCGGCGAATTGGACGTCAATGCTGATCAGGAGGTCATCATGGACGCACTGGCGGCACTCGTCTTCTGGCGGCTCATCGCGCTGGGAAAGCCGGTGACCGCGCAGCATCTGGACCGGGTGGCCGCGGCCGTCTGCACGATGGCCCGCGGCGCCGGCCCCTTGGGGGAACCGGGTTTGTCCTGCGTGGACCGAGTCGAGTAGCCTGAGCGTGTACCTGTGTGCGCGATCTCAGGTTATGAACCAATCTCCTGTACCTACTATTGAACCTTTCCGGAGCAACCCACCACATGCCAAGTCCCTCCGTCACCTCGCCGCAAGTAGCCGTCAACGACATCGGCTCGGCTGAGGACTTTCTCGCCGCCATCGACAAGACCATCAAGTACTTCAACGATGGCGACATCGTCGAAGGGACGATCGTCAAGGTCGATCGCGACGAAGTCCTCCTAGACATCGGCTACAAGACCGAAGGTGTCATCCCTTCCCGCGAGCTCTCCATCAAGCACGACGTCGACCCCAATGAGGTTGTGTCCGTCGGCGACGAGGTGGAAGCCCTGGTCCTCACCAAAGAGGACAAGGAAGGCCGCCTGATCCTGTCCAAGAAGCGCGCACAGTACGAGCGCGCCTGGGGCACCATCGAAGAGCTCAAGGAAAAGGACGAGGCCGTCAAGGGCACCGTCATCGAGGTCGTCAAGGGCGGCCTGATCCTCGACATCGGCCTGCGCGGCTTCCTGCCCGCCTCCCTGGTCGAGATGCGACGAGTCCGCGATCTGCAGCCGTACATCGGCAAGGAGATCGAGGCCAAGATCATCGAGCTCGACAAGAACCGCAACAACGTGGTGCTCTCGCGTCGCGCCTGGCTGGAGCAGACGCAGTCCGAGGTCCGCAGCGAGTTCCTCAACCAGCTGCAGAAGGGCGCCATCCGCAAGGGTGTCGTCTCCTCGATCGTCAACTTCGGCGCGTTCGTCGATCTCGGCGGCGTCGACGGCCTGGTGCACGTCTCCGAGCTGTCCTGGAAGCACATCGACCACCCGTCCGAGGTCGTCACGGTGGGCGACGAGGTCACCGTCGAGGTGCTCGACGTCGACATGGATCGCGAGCGGGTTTCGCTGTCGCTCAAGGCGACTCAGGAAGATCCGTGGCGCCACTTCGCCCGTACCCACGCAATCGGGCAGATCGTCCCGGGCAAGGTCACCAAGCTGGTGCCGTTCGGTGCGTTCGTCCGCGTCGAGGAGGGCATCGAGGGCCTGGTGCACATCTCGGAGCTGTCCGAGCGCCACGTGGAGGTCCCGGACCAGGTGGTCCAGGTCGGCGACGACGCGATGGTCAAGGTCATCGACATCGACCTCGAGCGGCGCCGCATCTCGCTGTCGCTCAAGCAGGCCAACGAGGACTACACCGAGGAGTTCGACCCCTCGAAGTACGGTATGGCCGACAGCTACGACGACCAGGGCAACTACATCTTCCCCGAGGGCTTCGACTCCGAGACCAACGAATGGCTCGAAGGTTTCGACAAGCAGCGTGAGGAGTGGGAGTCCCGCTACGCCGAGGCGGAGCGCCGGCACAAGATGCACACCGCGCAGATGGAGAAGTTCGCCGCCGCCGAGGCCGAAGAGGCTGCTCGACCGGCGTCGAACGGCTCGTCGCGCTCGGAGGAGTCCTCGACCGGCGGAACGCTCGCCAGCGACGCCCAGCTCGCCGCTCTGCGGGAGAAGCTGGCCGGCAACGCCTAGCAGAACATCTCGACGAACGCCCCGGCTCACCGCGAGCCGGGGCGTTCGCCGTATCTGAGCCCTGACACACTGGTGGCGTGCTGAGAATTGGATTGACCGGCGGCATCGGCGCAGGCAAGTCGACCGTCTCCGCGACGTTCGCCGACTGCGGCGGCGTCATCGTCGACGGTGACGTCATCTCCCGTGAGGTCGTCGAACCGGGCACCGAGGGGCTCGCCGCACTGGTCGACGCGTTCGGTGAAGACATCCTGCTGCCCGACGGCGCGCTCAATCGGCCGGCGCTGGCCGCCAAGGCATTTCAGAGCGACGAACAGCGCGCCACGCTGAACGGGATCGTGCATCCGCTGGTGGGGAAGCGGCGGCAGGAGATCATCGACTCGGTGCCCGAGGGCACCGTCGTCGTCGAGGACATCCCGCTGCTCGTGGAAACCGGTATGGCACCGTTCTTCCCGCTCGTCGTGGTGGTGTGGGCCGATCAGGAGACGCGGGTCGAGCGGCTCATCAAACGCGGACTGCCCGAACACGACGCCCGTGCCCGGATGAAGGCGCAGGCGTCCGACGAGCAGCGGCGCGCGATCGCCGATGTGCTGCTGGACAATTCGGGTACTCAGGACGACTTGGTCGAGCAGGCGCGCCGGCTGTGGTACGAGCGTGTGTTGCCCCTGGCCGAGAACATCCGCACCGGTTCGGTGGTGCAGACCGGTCCCCGACTCGTCGCGCACAACCTGGGCTGGGCCGCCGACGCGCAACGAATCATCAACCGCATCAACACTGCGGCAGGCGCGAGAGTACTGCGGGCAGACCACGTCGGTTCCACCTCGGTCGCCGGACTCGACGCGAAGGACGTCATCGACATCCAGGTGACGGTCGCGTCGCTCGAGGACGCGGACCAGATCGCCGGTGCGCTTGCGGCAGTAGGGTATCCGCGGCGCCCACACATGGACTCCGACGTGCCGCACGACGACGACACCGCTCGGTGGGGTAAACGCCTGCACGGCGCAGCTGACCCCGGGCGCCCCGCCAACATCCACGTGCGGGTCGACGGCTGGCCGAATCAGCGCTTCGCACTGCTGTTCCCGGCCTGGCTGGCGGCCAACCCGGATGTGCGTGAGGAGTACGTCGAGGTCAAGCGCGCGGCGTTGACCGCGCCGGATTACGCCGAGGCCAAGGAGCCGTGGTTCGCCGAGGCCTATCCGAAGGCGTCGGCGTGGGCCGAGGCGACCGGCTGGCGTCCCTGAGCGGTCAGACGGCCGGCGGCGCGGGTACCGCGGGATCGGCCGGCGGCACCGCCTCGGCGGGTGTGGGAGCCGCCACCGCGGCGACCGGGGCCTCGCACGTCAGGGTGGCGTAGTCGGGGTCCTGCGGCAGGAAGCGTGGGGCGACGAAGTCGTCGGCCTGTGCGGCCAGTTGATCGTCGATGAGGATCTCGCAGTGCAGGTTGGCCGAGTACGGCCAATCCACCGACAGCTTCATCGTGGCCACGCCGGCATCGGGCAGGACGGTGTTCACCTCGAACACGCGGCCCGGCAGCATCGTCGGGTTCGCGGTCTGCGTCTGGTCGCCTTCGGCGCTGTAGGTGATGGTGGCACCGCGGGAGACGCCGTCGATGCGGGCCCGGTAGACGATGTTGTGGAGTACCTGCGGGCTCTCCTGCGCGGCCGGCTGCGGCTGGCCCTCCGGGTCGGCGAGCGCGACGGCGGAACTTAACTGAGAGCCACCGATGACGGCTGTCGCCGCAACGCCCGCGGTCAATCCGCGCCTGACGGAGTTCATGTAGATGACCTTACAATGTCCGCCACGTGAGAACCATGCCGTTTCCGGCCAGCCATCGGCAGAGGTCATAGTCGTGGCGCGCGAGTCCGTCCATGGTGCTCACGGCGGTGTGGATCGCACGTTCGCCGACCTCCGGGGTGAGCAGGTTGTGGCGGACCGCCGTGAGCAGTTCGTCGACGTCGCACAACTCCGCCCCCATTCCGGTCCGCACCACCACGTCGAGGTAGTGGTCTTCGGCCGTCCACCGCTGCGGGCCCGGGACGTAGCTGCCGACGTCGAGGTAGAAGTCCTGATCCCGCTCGAACCCCGCGTTGAAGTGGAACACCGTCGCTCGCAGGTTCAGTTCCGGTAGCAGCCACGACTCGATGTAGTGGAATTGCGCCCGCCCGGGGGTCGGGCGGGCCATGTAGAGCCCCCAGGGCTCCACCGAGTAGACGTCGACGGCCCGCACGATGCCCTTGGGGTCGGTGTTCGTGCAGGCCAGCAGGTCGAACGTCTCGTGCTTGGGTGGGTGGATACCTCAGCATAGGAGAGCAGCGGGACCCGGGGAACAAGAATCTGTCGGTGGCTGGTTCTACCCTGGTGAAATGGCTTTCGCAACCGAACACCCAGTGCTCGCGCATTCGGAGTACCGCCCTGTCGAGGCGATGGTGCGCGCCGGAAACCGGTTCGAGGTGGTCAGCCCCTACGAGCCCGCCGGTGACCAGCCCGCAGCCATCGAAGAACTGGAACGGCGGATCCGGGCGGGGGAGCGTGACGTCGTCCTGCTGGGCGCCACCGGCACCGGTAAGTCGGCGACCACCGCGTGGCTGATCGAACGGCTCCAGCGGCCGACGCTGGTGATGGCGCCGAACAAGACGCTGGCCGCCCAGCTCGCCAACGAGCTGCGAGAGATGTTGCCGCACAACTCCGTCGAGTACTTCGTCTCGTACTACGACTACTACCAGCCTGAGGCGTACATCGCGCAGACCGACACTTACATCGAGAAGGACAGCTCGATCAACGACGACGTCGAGCGGTTACGCCACTCGGCCACGTCGAGCCTGCTGTCGCGCCGCGACGTGGTCGTGGTGGCGTCGGTGTCCTGCATCTACGGCCTCGGCACGCCGCAGTCCTACATGGACCGGTCGGTGGAGCTCACGGTCGGCCAGGAGGTGCCCCGCGACGCGCTGCTGCGCCTGCTCGTCGACGTGCAGTACTCCCGCAACGACATGGCGTTCACCCGCGGCACGTTCCGGGTTCGCGGCGACACCGTCGAGATCATCCCGTCGTACGAGGAACTCGCGGTGCGCATCGAGTACTTCGGCGACGAGATCGAGGCGCTGTATTACATGCACCCGCTGACCGGTGACGTCGTCCGCAGGGTCGACTCGCTGCGGGTCTTCCCCGCGACGCATTACGTGGCAGGCCCCGAGCGGATGGCGCAGGCGATCTCCAGCATCGAGAAGGAACTCGAGGACCGGCTGGCCGAGCTGGAAGGCCAAGGCAAGCTGCTGGAGGCGCAGCGGCTGCGCATGCGCACCAACTACGACATCGAGATGATGCGGCAGGTCGGGTTCTGCTCGGGTATCGAGAACTACTCGCGCCACATCGACGGACGCGGTCCCGGCACCGCGCCGGCGACACTGATCGACTACTTCCCGGAAGACTTCCTGCTGGTCATCGACGAGTCCCACGTGACCGTGCCGCAGATCGGTGGCATGTACGAAGGGGACATGTCGCGTAAGCGCAACCTGGTGGACTTCGGCTTTCGGTTGCCTTCGGCGATCGACAACCGGCCGCTGACGTGGGAGGAGTTCGCGTCGCGGATCGGGCAGACGGTGTACCTGTCGGCGACGCCGGGTCCGTACGAGATGAGCCAGTCCGGCGGTGAGTTCGTCGAACAGGTGATCCGGCCGACCGGGTTGGTCGACCCGCAGGTGGTCGTCAAACCCACCAAGGGCCAGATCGACGACCTCATCGGGGAGATCCGCAAGCGCACCGAACGCGACGAGCGGGTGCTGGTCACCACGCTCACCAAGAAGATGGCCGAGGACCTCACCGACTATCTGCTCGAGCTGGGCATCCGGGTGCGGTACTTGCACTCGGAGGTCGACACGTTGCGCCGCGTCGAGTT
Above is a window of Mycolicibacterium baixiangningiae DNA encoding:
- the polA gene encoding DNA polymerase I, producing MSPASTATNKTATNKTATNKKTAAAPADDKPTLMLLDGNSLAYRAFYALPAENFKTQGGLTTNAVYGFTAMLINLLRDEKPTHVAAAFDVSRKTFRVDKYPEYKAGRSSTPDEFRGQIDITKEVLVALGIAVLAEPGFEADDIIATLATQAETEGFRVLVVTGDRDALQLVSDDVTVLYPRKGVSELTRFTPEAVVEKYGLTPLQYPDFAALRGDPSDNLPGIPGVGEKTATKWIAEYGSLQALVDNVDQVKGKVGDALRANLSHVVLNRELTDLVKDVPLPHTPDTLRVQPWNRDQIHRLFDDLEFRVLRDRLFETLVAVEPEVEHGFDVRGKALERGELAAWLSEHSLGNRFGLAVVGTHLAYDADATALAIVAADGDGRYIDTTSLDPDDEAALASWLADPGPPKALHEAKLAIHDLAGRGWKLAGVTSDTALAAYIVRPGQRSFSLDDLSLRYLRRELRADNPAQQQLSLLDDSDGGDDQAVQTLILRAVAVLDLADALDEELARIDSSSLLGRMELPVQRVLAELEHNGIAVDIDQLRQLQSEFGDLIRDAAEAAYAVIGKQINLGSPKQLQAVLFDELEMPKTKKTKTGYTTDADALQSLFDKTGHPFLQHMLAHRDATRLKVTVDGLLNSVASDGRIHTTFNQTIAATGRLSSTEPNLQNIPIRTEAGRRIRDAFVVGDGYTELMTADYSQIEMRIMAHLSQDAGLIEAFNTGEDLHSFVASRAFDVPIDEVTPDLRRRVKAMSYGLAYGLSAYGLAAQLKISTEEAKVQMDQYFARFGGIRDYLRDVVDQARKDGYTSTVFGRRRYLPELDSSNRNVREAAERAALNAPIQGSAADIIKVAMINVDQAIKDAGLKSRMLLQVHDELLFEVADGERDTLDELVRDKMGSAYPLDVPLEVSVGYGRSWDAAAH
- a CDS encoding acyl-CoA thioesterase, encoding MTVHPFDEAIELEPVGESGVLRGRTRPDWANMVGPFGGMTAAVMLRAVEVQPERIGEPVSLTVNFAAPVADGPFDIAVKTVRTNRTNQHWLVELWQDGVLTTNATAVFGLRRDTWSDTEHAVPTVPAPDAIDETGLPDMIVWARNYEMRYVEGAAPGVGAEPEPSSVTTLWARDRRGRALDFPSLAAMSDIFYPRVFLRRGAMSPAGTISLTTYFHADSRALGVVGGDFVLARARANRFTRGYFDQSAELWSSTGELLVTTHQLAYFKA
- a CDS encoding PrsW family intramembrane metalloprotease — its product is MSPLGTPPPPHLIASPWVRRVRTVGAPLGVLIALGTLAGLLVILLTAINPTGTAIGFVLSSIAMAVVVLAYLWLDRWEPEPPRLLVFAFLWGTSAAVVISAVLQLFLEAWLNPADGTGVGISPVTLVLGAPLTEEAAKGLFLLIMMTGARRNEMNSLTDCLVYAGLVGAGFAWLEDILYIANGESLADSLLTAALRLIMAPFAHSLFTTVFALGVWFALHRREAVARAGFILLGYAGAVLLHAMWNGSSLLGVGAYFGLYVFWMMPIFGLAILLAVKSRRREQQIVAAKLPGMVSAGVVTPGEAMWLGSLGTRKQAIAEANRFGGKQAAASVKKFAHQVVELAFVRDRIDRGFGNPRVVGLLNEETYALYAARAASPALHQMAAYRAGWPLRP
- a CDS encoding nuclear transport factor 2 family protein → MSELDDGARRRRTHQTIDRLQETLLAHDMSAFADQWAPDGTLSFPFAPPGWPELRGREEVRGYLADYTDNVDVRAITRMTRHDSTDPDTVILEWAVTGVAVKTGKPYEIAYVAVITVGPDGILTYRDYWNPLVAGAALGGIDELFAAFDAGAQR
- a CDS encoding NmrA family NAD(P)-binding protein, translated to MSGTALVLGATGTTGSAVVDAFRRFPDLSVRTATRQPTPPTTHDHRRFDWADPATWRDALHGADRMYLVAPIGSAEPMAMVAPFLEQAAAAGVRRVVALSSSAVAFGDPGLGEVAAAVRETFAEWEVLRPSWFMQNFTGAHPVAESVRATGEFITATGAGRLAFIDGRDIGRVAAHVLAAPGAQCGEHLLTGPEALTYDEAAAIMAEVTGRTVRHRPVDPERFADFLVASGYDAEFAAVLAALDALVRDGAQAAVTDTVERLTGTPPRSFATYLRALPPA
- a CDS encoding TetR/AcrR family transcriptional regulator, translated to MTAGRPRDARVTEAILDAVLAELGDKGFGGLTMDAVARRARVGKSALYRRWPSKVEMTADLMRALSVSTDPAPDTGSFAGDIRVLLDEVLTWLTDDRVRRVYPDLLAEAQRTPALGEALMTYVGRPRRARATAVLERAAERGELDVNADQEVIMDALAALVFWRLIALGKPVTAQHLDRVAAAVCTMARGAGPLGEPGLSCVDRVE
- the rpsA gene encoding 30S ribosomal protein S1, whose translation is MPSPSVTSPQVAVNDIGSAEDFLAAIDKTIKYFNDGDIVEGTIVKVDRDEVLLDIGYKTEGVIPSRELSIKHDVDPNEVVSVGDEVEALVLTKEDKEGRLILSKKRAQYERAWGTIEELKEKDEAVKGTVIEVVKGGLILDIGLRGFLPASLVEMRRVRDLQPYIGKEIEAKIIELDKNRNNVVLSRRAWLEQTQSEVRSEFLNQLQKGAIRKGVVSSIVNFGAFVDLGGVDGLVHVSELSWKHIDHPSEVVTVGDEVTVEVLDVDMDRERVSLSLKATQEDPWRHFARTHAIGQIVPGKVTKLVPFGAFVRVEEGIEGLVHISELSERHVEVPDQVVQVGDDAMVKVIDIDLERRRISLSLKQANEDYTEEFDPSKYGMADSYDDQGNYIFPEGFDSETNEWLEGFDKQREEWESRYAEAERRHKMHTAQMEKFAAAEAEEAARPASNGSSRSEESSTGGTLASDAQLAALREKLAGNA
- the coaE gene encoding dephospho-CoA kinase, with protein sequence MLRIGLTGGIGAGKSTVSATFADCGGVIVDGDVISREVVEPGTEGLAALVDAFGEDILLPDGALNRPALAAKAFQSDEQRATLNGIVHPLVGKRRQEIIDSVPEGTVVVEDIPLLVETGMAPFFPLVVVVWADQETRVERLIKRGLPEHDARARMKAQASDEQRRAIADVLLDNSGTQDDLVEQARRLWYERVLPLAENIRTGSVVQTGPRLVAHNLGWAADAQRIINRINTAAGARVLRADHVGSTSVAGLDAKDVIDIQVTVASLEDADQIAGALAAVGYPRRPHMDSDVPHDDDTARWGKRLHGAADPGRPANIHVRVDGWPNQRFALLFPAWLAANPDVREEYVEVKRAALTAPDYAEAKEPWFAEAYPKASAWAEATGWRP
- a CDS encoding DUF402 domain-containing protein; this encodes MHPPKHETFDLLACTNTDPKGIVRAVDVYSVEPWGLYMARPTPGRAQFHYIESWLLPELNLRATVFHFNAGFERDQDFYLDVGSYVPGPQRWTAEDHYLDVVVRTGMGAELCDVDELLTAVRHNLLTPEVGERAIHTAVSTMDGLARHDYDLCRWLAGNGMVLTWRTL
- the uvrB gene encoding excinuclease ABC subunit UvrB; its protein translation is MAFATEHPVLAHSEYRPVEAMVRAGNRFEVVSPYEPAGDQPAAIEELERRIRAGERDVVLLGATGTGKSATTAWLIERLQRPTLVMAPNKTLAAQLANELREMLPHNSVEYFVSYYDYYQPEAYIAQTDTYIEKDSSINDDVERLRHSATSSLLSRRDVVVVASVSCIYGLGTPQSYMDRSVELTVGQEVPRDALLRLLVDVQYSRNDMAFTRGTFRVRGDTVEIIPSYEELAVRIEYFGDEIEALYYMHPLTGDVVRRVDSLRVFPATHYVAGPERMAQAISSIEKELEDRLAELEGQGKLLEAQRLRMRTNYDIEMMRQVGFCSGIENYSRHIDGRGPGTAPATLIDYFPEDFLLVIDESHVTVPQIGGMYEGDMSRKRNLVDFGFRLPSAIDNRPLTWEEFASRIGQTVYLSATPGPYEMSQSGGEFVEQVIRPTGLVDPQVVVKPTKGQIDDLIGEIRKRTERDERVLVTTLTKKMAEDLTDYLLELGIRVRYLHSEVDTLRRVELLRQLRLGEYDVLVGINLLREGLDLPEVSLVAILDADKEGFLRSTRSLIQTIGRAARNVSGEVHMYADKITDSMREAIDETERRRAKQVAYNEARGIDPKPLRKKIADILDQVYREADDSETVEVGGSGRNSSRGRRAQGEPGRAVSAGIVEGRDTSTMPRAELADLIKDLTEQMMTAARDLQFELAARIRDEIHDLKKELRGMDAAGLK